The Paenibacillus swuensis genome contains the following window.
TGGTTCATGCCGACACATACCCCGCCTCACAAACCCGCGCCTGCGGGAACGACTCCGGAACAAAGACGGGATATGGTTCAGTTAGCCGTTTCAGGCTCGAATCGGTTCTGTGTCTCGGATGCGGAGTTGCGCCGGGAGGGTGTTTCCTATTCATATGACACCGTGTGCCGACTGCAGCAAGACCATCCCGATGACCGGTTCTATTACATTGTTGGGGCGGATATGATACAGTTTTTGCCCAAATGGTACCGGATTGACGAGTTGGCAACCCGCATCGGATTTATCGGACTTCAGCGTAAAGGATATTCCGCTTCGCTTGAGGCGTTGCCGGAGAACATTCGCGCTGCGGTTACTTTGGTGCCGATGCCTGTTATTGAGCTATCATCCACGGAGATTCGGGAGCGACGCGCAAAGGGGAAGCCGGTGACCTATCTGGTACCGGCAAACGTGGAGCGTTATATGGAGGAGAATGGGTTGTATGCATAGCATCACACGGGAAGCAATGATGAAAGCGGTTGAAGGCGCGATGCCTCTGAAACGGTGGAAACATACGTTGGGCGTCATGGAAACGGCCGTCACTTTGGCCCAGAGGTTTGGCGGTGATCCGCATAAGGCGGATTTAGCAGCATTGTTGCATGATTATGCCAAATATTGGCCGACAGACCGAATGGAAGCCGTTATCCGCGAACAAGGCTTGCCGCACGAACTGTTGGAATTTGATAAAGAACTTTGGCATGCACCGGTAGGGGCTTACGCGGTACAGCGCGATTTTGGCATTGAGGATGAAGAAGTGTTGGACGCGATACGCTACCATACCTCCGGACGGGCGGATATGACGTTGCTGGACCGGATTGTCTGTCTTGCGGACTATATGGAGCCCGGGCGGGATTTTCCGGGAGTGGACCGCATTCGGGAGCTGGCTGAGGAGAATTTAAACCTCGCTTTAGTCGCGGGATTTGATTCGACGATCGGGTTGCTGGTGTCCAAAAATAAGCGTATTTTACCATCAACCGTTGAAGCTCGAAACTCATTAATTACAGAAGTAAGAACATCTAAGGAGGAATAGGCATGGCAGCAACTTCAGAACAATTACTCGAAGCTGTGGTAAGAGCGGCGGAAGATAAAAAAGCAATGAATGTCGTTGCGTTAAACTTGGAGGGCATTTCCTTGGTCGCGGACTATTTCGTCATTTGCCACGGGAATTCCGACACGCAAGTAAACGCGATTACTACGGAAATCAAGAAGCAAGCCGACAGTGTCGGGGTAGCTTTGCGCGGCGTTGAAGGTACGGATACAGGTCGTTGGGTGCTGATTGATCTGGGCGACGTGGTTGTCCATGTGTTCCACCGGGATGAGCGTGAATACTACAACATCGAGCGTCTCTGGTCAGATGCGAAGGTGGTTGAGCTCGCATGAGTCTGACAGCAGGCACAATCGTTAAGCTAAAGGTGAACCGTGAGGTTTCACCTTTCGGTTTTTTTGTGGGGGACGGCGAAGAGGAACTGCTCATGCCTTACTCTGATGCGAATACGAAAGTTCGGGTAGGCGACAATGTTGAAGTTTTCATCCACCACGATACCGATGACCGGATGATGGCAACGATGCGCAGACCCGTGCTTACGCTGGGAGAGATGGCGCTGCTGCAAGTAGCTGACATTCATCCGCGGCTAGGCTGCTTCCTTGAGATGGGGTTGGGCCGTCAGATGCTTCTGCCTAACCGACAGCTGCCGGAGTTGCATGAGCTGCGCCCGCTTATCGGGGACCATGTCTATGCCGTCATGGGGCATGACAAGCAAGGGCGCTTGCTAGCCAAGCTAGCAACCGAGGACGAGCTGATAGAGCGCTGCTTTCACGCGCCTTCCTCGTGGAAGGGCCAATGGATGGAGGCTGTCGTGTACAAGCCTCTGCAGATGGGCACTTTCGTCGTCGTGGAAGGCGGCGTGCTTGGTTTTGGCGCGATCGGCATGATTCATGCCTCGGAGCGTGTAGGTTTACCGCGCCTCGGTGAGCGCGTGAAGGTGCGTGTTGCCTTTATTCGTGAGGACGGACGCGTGAACCTATCGATGAAGCAGCCGAAGGAAGTCGGCCGGGATGATGACGCGGAGCTTCTGCTCGCGTTCATCAAGGAGCGTCCGAACGGCGGCATGCCGTATTCCGACGCAACGGCGGCGGATTTGATCCAGACGCGCTTCGGTATAAGCAAGTCGGCTTTTAAGCGGGCCGTAGGGAAGCTGATGAAGGAAGGCTTGGTATATCAGGAGGGCAGCTGGACGTACTTAACAGCGAACCGGGAGCAAGCCGGGCAGGGAGCGAATCAGGAACCGGGCGAGAGTGAGCAGGAGTAGAGAGTAGCGTAAAAGAGATGCAAATGAAAGAAAATTCTTTCCTTAATCGTATACTGGTTTCAGCAAATCATGGAAAGGAAGTGCCTCCCGATGTCTTATGGCCAATTCGCCTATGTTTACGACCGGCTTATGGAGGATATGCCTTATCCGGAATGGGTCGAATGGGCGCAGACTTGCTGGACACGTCAGTTGTCGGATTTGCTCGGTCATGTCGAAGGACAACCCCATGTGAACTTTTCTCATTCTGTTATCCCCAAACACGTCGTAGATTTGGGATGCGGAACAGGTAGTGTCACGATTCCTTTGGCTAAAGCCGGCTATCGCATAACAGGTATTGACCTGTCCGAAGATATGTTGGCCGTGGCCGGTCACAAACAGTTGGAACAAGGCATCCCCTCTGAACAGATTCGCTGGTTGCAACAAGATATGAGGGAGTGGAAGCTGGCTGAACCTGTTGATGCCGTCATTTCTTTTTGCGACTGCCTCAACTATCTGCTTGAAGAGGAAGATGTGGTTTCTGCTTTTCGCCAATCCTATGAAGGTCTGAAAGAAGGCGGGATGTTCCTGTTTGATGTGCATCATCCGAACCAGCTTCGCCGATATTATGAGAGTCAGCCGTTTATGCTCAATCTGGAGGATGTCGCTTATATTTGGACTTGCGATTACTTGGAAGATTTGATGCAGATTGAGCATGAGCTTACCATTTTTGCGGAGGAACCGGGTTCATCGGGGTTATTTAGGCGTGTGGATGAGGTTCATACCCAGCGCGCATATGCCTTGAAATGGTTGGAGCTGCAGTTAAAAGAAGCGGGCTTTCGCGAGGTGCGGATGTATGCGGATTTCAAGTTTGAGGCGCCTACGGAGGAATCGGATCGAGTGTTCTTTGTGGCAGTCAAGTGAGCAGCTTGACATGGACTTGTATTATTACATATAATTTGTAATATCTGTTTGAATAGTCAGGCGTTGATGAGGAGCCCGAGTTTCGTCACCATCTTCAGAGAAGCGGTGTATTGGTGTAAGCCGCTGTTGGTCGAAGCAGGATCTCGCCTCGGAGTCTTACGGCCCAAAGTTTGCGTATACACGCAAATAGATAAGCCGGAACGTTTCACCCGCGTTAAGGGTTAGAGTGAGTAGGGGCAAAGAATGCCTTCTGCTAACTAGGGTGGTACCACGGGAATCAAACCTCGTCCCTAGCGATTACGCTAGGGGCAGAGGTTTTTTTGTTTGGAAACGAAGCAAAACTCAGCTTATGCTTACGAAGTCAGTTTTGCTAAAGCAAAACTCAGCTTATGCTTACGAAGTTAGTTTGCCTAAAGGCAAAACTCAGCTTATGCTTACGAAGTCAGTTTTGCTAAAGCAAAACTCTCAGGAGGAAAACAAACATGGAAAAAGAACAAGGCTACATCCCCCAAACCATCGAACCCAAATGGCAGCAGCACTGGGATCAGAACAAAACATTCAAAGTGCTTGAAAACAGCGACAAGCCCAAGTTCTACGCGCTGGATATGTTCCCTTATCCGTCCGGTGACGGCCTGCACGTAGGTCATCCTGAAGGTTATACGGCCACGGATATCGTATCCCGCTATAAACGGGCGCGCGGCTACAACGTGTTACACCCTATGGGCTGGGACGCGTTCGGCTTGCCGGCGGAGCAATATGCTCTGAACACGGGGAACCACCCGCAGGGCTTCACAACCAAGAACATTGATAATTTCCGCCGTCAGATTAAATCCCTGGGGTTCTCCTACGACTGGGACTGCGAAATTTCCACGACGGATCCGGCTTACTATAAGTGGACGCAGTGGATCTTCATCCAGTTGTACAATAAAGGTCTTGCTTACGTGGCTGAAGTGCCTGTGAACTGGTGCGCGGAGTTGGGTACGGTATTGGCGAATGAAGAAGTTATTGATGGCAAAAGTGAGCGCGGCGGCTTCCCGGTTGTGCGCAAACCGATGCGCCAATGGATTCTGAAAATTACCGAGTATGCCGAGCGTCTGCTGGAAGATCTGGAAGAACTGGACTGGTCGGAGAGCATCAAAGATATGCAACGGAACTGGATTGGCAAATCCAAGGGCGCGGAGGTTGTCTTTGATATCGACGGTCACCAGGATGCGAAGCTAACGGTCTTCACAACTCGTCCAGACACACTGTTCGGCGCAACGTATGCGGTTCTGGCGCCGGAGCATGCTCTTGTGGAGTCGATTACAACAGCGGAGCAACAGGATGCGGTGAAGCAATATCAAGAGAAGGCGGCGCGCAAGTCCGACCTTGAGCGCACCGACCTTGCCAAAGATAAGACAGGCGTATTCACAGGCGCCTATGCCTTGAATCCCGCGAACGGTGCAAAGCTTCCGATCTGGATCGCGGATTATGTGTTGGCAGGTTATGGCACAGGAGCAATCATGGCCGTTCCGGGCCACGATCAGCGTGACTGGGAATTCGCCAAGCAATTCGAGCTGCCGATCGTTGAGGTGGTTGCGGGCGGCAATGTGCAAGAAGAAGCTTATACGGCCGCGGGTCCTCACGTGAATTCGGAATTCTTGAACGGACTCAACAATGAAGACGCGATTGCCAAGATGATTACCTGGCTGGAAGGCGAAGGAAAAGGTCAGGGCAAGGTGACCTATCGTCTGCGTGACTGGTTGTTCAGCCGTCAGCGTTATTGGGGTGAGCCGATTCCGATTCTTCATCTGGAAGACGGAACGATGAAGCCTGTTCCCGACGATCAATTGCCGTTAATGCTGCCGGAAACGAACGAAATCAAACCGTCCGGTACCGGTGAATCTCCGCTGGCGAACGTGACCGACTGGGTCAACACGATTGATCCGGAAACCGGCATGAAAGCGATGCGTGAAACAAACACCATGCCTCAGTGGGCAGGCAGCTGCTGGTATTACCTGCGGTTTATCGATCCGCATAACGACAAGGAGCTGTGCTCTCAAGACAAGCAGCAGCAATGGCTTCCCGTAGATCTTTATATCGGCGGTGCAGAGCATGCAGTGCTTCACTTGCTCTATGCCCGCTTCTGGCATAAAGTGTTGTATGACCTGGGTGTTGTCGCAACCAAAGAGCCGTTCCATAAGCTTGTCAACCAAGGTATGATTCTGGGCGATAACAACGAGAAAATGAGTAAATCCCGCGGCAATGTCATTAATCCGGATGATATCGTGAAGGAATTCGGCGCGGACACACTGCGGATGTACGAAATGTTCATGGGCCCGCTGGAAGCGACGAAGCCTTGGAACACGAACGGTGTGGAAGGAACCTACCGCTTCCTGAGCCGGATCTGGCGTCTGTTTGTATCCGACAATGGGCAATTGCATCCTAAAATTACAGAAGCGGATAATGGTACGGAAACCTTCCAGCGCACATGGCACAAAACGATCAAAAAAATAACGGAGGATTACGAGAACCTCCGCTTTAATACCGCGATTTCGCAGCTTATGATATTTGTGAACGAAGCCTACAAAGCAGATCATGTTCCAATGCAAGCCGCCAAAGACTTCGTTCAGATGCTGGCGCCTCTGGCTCCTCACATCGCGGAAGAACTTTGGGAGAAGCTGGGTCACAGCGAATCCATTACTTACGCGGCATGGCCGACGTACGACGAAGTGCGGACGGTGGAGAACGAAGTGGAAATCGTTGTCCAAGTCAACGGTAAAATCGTAGACCGGATTACGATCGCTGCCGATCTGAACGAAGCGGACATGGAAGCGAAAGCGATGGAGTCCGATAAAGTAATTGAAGCGATGAACGGGAAAGCCGTGCGCAAGGTCATTGCGGTTAAAGGCAAAATTGTAAATATCGTTGTTGGCTGATCAACATCAACCTAGTCAACCTTTTGAACGTAAAATTGAGCTTCAACTTGTTCCACATCTTCATAATATTTCTTGTGCGTCGTCTCAATTAATTCGTTGAAGACGCCGTGCAGCCTCACGCTCAACAAACGCAACGCTTCCTCGGTTATACCGCCGGGGACGCTGACGCGTTTCTGCAATGTCTCCGGGGTGAAGCCTCCGACCGTCAGCAGCTTACCGGTGCCAAGCACCATCTCTGATGCCAGTCTGGTCGCTTCCTCATGGGGAATGCCGGTTTCCTCGACTGCGGCATCGACGAATTTTTGCACGAAAAAGGCAAGAAAAGCCGGTCCGCAGCTCGACAAATCGGAGGATACTCGCGTAAATTCCTCTTCTATTCGTATTGGCATCGACACATGCTCCAGCAAGTTCTCCAACAACAGTTGTTCTTCCGGCATAACCCTGGCTCCATGAATACATAACGTAGCCCCACTGCATACATAATTGGTTATACTTGGAATAATTTTGGACACCTTACTCGGCACTTCCGCTTCCAACTGTCGAATCTGGACTGGACTTGTAATAGATACAAGCAATTGCTCCGGCTTCAGATCATCTTTAATTTCTTCAATGACTTTGCGGAACTCTTTAGGTTTCACACATAGGAATACGATATCGGCTGTCATAGCAACCGTTGTATTATTGTGAACTGCCTGCAGGCCGGGATATTTCGTCGCCAATGTTTGCGCCTTAACGAATGTTCGGTTAGCAGCCACGATTTTCTGGGGCAATACAGCACCGGATTGGATGAACGACTCAATCAGAATACTCCCCATGCTTCCCGTACCGATGAAACCAATTCTCATATCAATCCCTCCTCAAGGAATAGGCCACGCAAGGCATGACAAAGCCAAAAAAACTTTTATAAATATATGCTATAGTTTTCCATTTCATTCCACAATACGCAGTTGAGGGTTTATGGATGTGATAAAGTCTATTTTTCGTGTGCACAAAGAAAGGGGAGATCATTATAGCTTTGTTATCGGGACGAGCAGCCAAAGGTTTATTGCTCGCAATTATGCTATGCATTTGTGGATGGATCAGTTTTATTGTATTGGTTTCAAGGGAACAGGAAGCACCGCCGGGTTGGATGGCTGTCAATGAGGGTATGGAGGAAGCAATGAAGGATGCTCCTTTGGCAGCGGATAAGGAGAGCAATGTCAGTTCCGATGTACATTCCCCACAGTCTAAGTCTGCTCAAACACCTACAATTCGCGAAATCCAGACACCTGTGCTTGAAGCTTCAACTACCGCGAAGTCTCCCGCACCCGCGAAATCATCCTCAACCACCAAGCCCCCCGAACCCCCGCAGCCTAGGGCAGCGACCGGCGGTATCCTGAACATCAACGAGGCAACTGCGGTACAACTGGACACATTACCCGGGATCGGTCCTAGTAAGGCGGAGGCGATTGTGGCTTTCAGGGAACAAGGCGGCCCTTTTCAGAGCATTGAACAGATTCAGGATGTAAAGGGAATTGGCCCGAAGCTTTTTGACAAAATAAAAGGTTTGATCTCCGTGGAAAATATGAGAAAATAAACAAAACTATCATTTCGCAGGAGGTCTCAACGTCCATGACGAATCAACACGCAACATTACCTGTCCGCAAAGATTGGGACACCTATTTCATGGATATCGCACATATGGCGGCAACCCGCTCACAATGTCCGAGAAGGCATGTAGGCGCGGTGCTGGTTCAGGGCAAGAAGTTGCTCGGAACAGCTTATAACGGCGCTCCCATGGGAGTTGACGACTGCTCCGAGGCTGGCTGCATGCTTGTTGAAGAATACGAGATGAAGCTGGCGGGAGACGGGCAGGAGATACTTGTCAAAAAGCAACGTTGCGTGCGAACCATTCACGCCGAACAGAATTTGTTGCTGTTTACCGATCGAAGCGACCGCGAAGGCTCAACGGTCTATGTTACGGATCAGCCTTGCTGGACGTGTGCCAATCTGCTGGCTAACAGCGGTGTAAGCGAGGTAGTCTACCATCGCCCCTACATGAAAGACAGTGAGAAAGTGAAAGCCATGATGCATCAGCGCGGAATCGTGTTCCGGATGATGGAAGGCTATAAGCCTCCGATCGGTACTGAAATGCCTTTAACTTAAACCTTATTATTTAATTAGGATAGAGGAAGTACCTCTTTTCCGCGGCATGCTGCGGGGAAGAGGTTTTTTGTTCTGTCCGGGGATGGAGAAGGAGGAAACACTTGAGAAGACCTTTGGTTGTATTCACGGTTCACTGTGTGCTGGGATGTTGGGCGGCCTTGTCTCTTCAAGGTTTCAGCTATCTGTGGACGGCACTCCCGGTTGCCGGTATGATTCCGCTGCTGTTGAAAACAGGCAGGCTAAGCTTCCCTCAGGCTTTGGTTTGCATGTTGGGTTTTCTTCTAGCGAGTATTTATGCGGACATCGTAGATCAACAAAACTATAGTCTTATTAAAGCACCCGCTTACGTCGAAGAAATGGAAGTGGAGATCACAGGTATTGTCGTCTCGAAGCCCGAACGTGACGGCGACCGTGTCTTGCTGAATGCTTATACGAAGTCAGTGGCAGCCGGGAGACAATACTCTTCCAAGCAACTTCGGGAAAAGGTGCAGGTATACATCAAGCTTGAAAGAGAAGATGAGATTAGCGTGGTTGAGACATGGAAGAGGGGGGACACCATATTCCTTAAAGGAGCGCTTCGGACATTCGGAAAGGCGCGAAATTTCGGGGGGTTTGATTATGGTGAGTATTTGCGCCTTCACCGCGTTACTGGAAAGTGCAAACCAAAGGTTTGGACAATGTCAGTGTATCTTCGCCAAAGGAACTGACTCTGAAGTTACGATTACTGCGTTGGAATGATGCGGTAAGAGATGTACTGGGAGAACAGACGGATCGGATTTTTCATCCCGATCAAGCCGGTTTTATGAAAAGTTTGATGCTCGGCATTACGGAAGACGTCGATCCCCTGCAGTTTCAGCAGTTTTCCAAGCTCGGTCTGACGCATATCCTTGCCATTTCCGGCATGCACGTAGCCGTTTTCGTGGGTGCTTGCAGCTGGTTGTTTCGCGGGTTTGGTCTTACAAGAGAACGAAACTTGGGACTGACTTTCATTCTCGTGCCGATTTACGTTGTTCTTTCCGGGGCTTCTCCTTCAGCCATCCGAGCAGGCATAATGGCGATGATTGCGTTGTACGCGGCCAAGAACAACGTGCTAAAGGACGGTCTTCATATCCTTTGCGCAGCAGCTTTGCTCATGCTGATTTGGAATCCATATTACCTTCGTGATGTCAGCTTTCAATTATCTTTTATCGTAACGGCAGGCTTAATTCTATGGGTACCCGCGGTAAATCAATGCTTGCCCCTCCGGTCCTCCATGCTGCGGAGCAGTGTTTCCATCACACTCGTGGCGCAATGCGTATCCTTTCCTCTGACGGTGTATTATTTCAATCAATTCTCACTCTTATCATTCGCTGCTAATTTTGTGCTCGTTCCCTACATAAGCTTTCTGATCCTGCCGTTCGGAACTTTAACGCTCTTGATCGGCAGTATCTTTCCCTCCGCAGGATTCTGCTTCGCGCGGATGACGGAGAAATTAAACGCTTTTTCCTTTCAATTCGTGGAACATTTAAATGGTTTTGCTTTCTTTACGTCCATTTGGCCCAAACCTTCGGTGATGTGGATTCTCTGCTATTACGCGTTGTTGGCTTGGGTGATCCAAGGGACTTTATATCTCGCGGGGAATGCTCAATCCCTCCAGACATGGAAACGTTTAGGGTACGGCTCATTGCCTATCATCCTCATTATTTCTTTATTGTGGCTCGGTTACAGTCCTGAACGGTTTACGCGCGAAGGAAGTGTCCATTTTATCGATGTGGGACAGGGGGATTGCATCTTTATCCGAACCCCGGAAGGACGCACGATGTTGATTGACGGGGGCGGAACGCTGCAATTTACAAAGTCCGGGGAAGAATGGCGTATCCGCAGGGATCCATATGAAGTGGGGCGCAAAATGCTTGTTCCGCTGCTGAAGCAAAGAGGGATCCATACGATTGATTATGTTGTGCTTTCGCATCAGGATCAGGACCATATCGGCGGTTTGCAGGCTGTGTTGGAAGACATCCCGGTGGGGAACGTTGTTTTTAACGGCACGCTTAAAGAGCATTCGGAAGGAGTATATAAGCTTTTTCGAACAGCTATGGACAAGAGGAGCGTATTGATTGCGGCTGACCGAGGAAAGAAACTGACATTGGACCCGGATACAACGATTGAATTTCTCTTTCCTGAGGATGAGGACGGAAACGACAATACCATTATATCCGCACCTGAGCAGAATGAAGTTTCCTTAATCATGCTCATGAAGATGGCGCAATCGACCTTTCTGTTTACAGGGGATGCGGGTATGCCTTCTGAAGATTTATTGATGAGCCTGACACCCCGACCGCCATTGTCTGCAAGTGGTGATGAGGAGAGCCCCCGACTCGATGTGCTCAAAATAGGGCATCACGGAAGCAAGAACTCCACTTCGGAGACATGGCTTCAGTATTGGCACCCGCGAATGGCTGTGATTTCAGCCGGCTCCAACAATCTTTACGGTCATCCTCATCCGGATGTGTTATCCAAGTTGAAAGCGGAGGGAAGCGCCGTCTATCGAACGGATACGATGGGTGAGATCCAGATGCGGGTTGATAAAGTAGGCATCGCGGTCAGATCGAAATTACCGATACGATAAGTGTGGCTTGTAACATGATTACGGTTCAAATCGGGCAACCTCCTTATAGGGTATGTAGTGTAAAAAAAGAATGAAATTCGACAAAGTTCGTGGTACACTAACTTTGAGAACTTTTTCACAAAGTTCAAATATGTTTCGGGAGGTTATCCGTTATGGACCAAATGCGTATGTTTCTTCGCGCGTCCAGATTTTACGTGTTGCCGGCCATCCTGATCCCGGTCATTCTTGGATCTGTAGCAGCTTATACTTGGACAGGAGAGTTTCATCCCGTCCTGTTGCTGATTACGTTGCTGGGTTCCGCGGCGGCTCACTTGTTTTCTAATATGATTAATGACTTATGGGATTATAGGAACGGCGTTGATGATGCGGCCAAAGAGACGGCTCAAGCCATATCTACCAATTCCGGATTTCTGACAAAGGGTATATACAGCGAGAAGAAATTCGCGTTCTATACTTGGTTGCTGTTCTTCGTAGCATTGCTGTGCGGCATCGCTCTAGCCGTTGCCACGGATGCCCTTGTACTGATATTCGCGGTACTGGGAGCGCTCATCGCCTATTTCTATGTAGCACCTCCCATTAAGTTCGGATATCGGGGCAAGGGTTACAGCGAAATCGGGATCTTTTTGGCGTTCGGAGCTATACCGGTGATGGGCAGTTACTATGTACAAGCCGGCCACATCAACTGGGAAGTGTTTCTCATTTCATGTCCTGTGGGCATCCTGACCACTTTAATTCTCTTCAACCATCATTTCCTTCATTGGAGGGCGGATGAAGCATCGGGAAAACGAACGTTAGTCGTCGTCTGGGGAGAGGAGCGGGCATTGAAATTTTCTATGGCGCTCGCCATATTGGCTTATGTCACTCTTATCGCCGGCGTGCTGTTTGGCGCTTTACATTGGCTCGCGCTTACCGGATTACTTACAGCCATTCCGTTGGCCAATAAATACAAGGTCATGAAGCCTGTTAATCCATCCGAGGCTTACCTTCCTTTAATGAAAGGCGCTTTGGATGCCGTGTTAAGCTGCGGATTAGTCATGATCGCTTCGTTGCTGATTCAAGCCTGGTTTTTGTAATTCATAAATTTACTATTCCAACCATACTGGAGGCACACATCCCATGGGTGAAAACGTGACAGAATTAGGCCAATTTCATACGATCCTTTCTGAAGGAGAAGTTTGGAAAATAGGAGGATTTCCCTTGCAGGACGGAACATTTTGGAGCTACCGTGAACCGAATGCCGTCGTTGTTGTTCGCAATGGATACCTGAGCGTAAAGGCTGCGTTAACACGTAAGCATGATCAGGTTCAAATTCTCGATAACGCCAAGCATATGTACTATTCAGCCGCTCCGGTCATCATTCCTGAAGAGGGAGAAATTTCGTTTGAGCTTGATATCAAGGCCAAGTCGTTCCAAACCGCGCCCGGAGATTTATACGACGGCTTCGTTTCATTGAATTTGCTGGATTTTACAACAGGTGCAGCAATCGACTTCTTTGTAAGCAACGACAAGTATGCTTCCGTTTACGGCATTCTTCCTTTCCCGGAGGTACAGGTGCCCGAAACGGATAAGAC
Protein-coding sequences here:
- a CDS encoding nicotinate-nucleotide adenylyltransferase, whose translation is MRIGIMGGTFNPIHLGHLIAAQRACEGMELDQIWFMPTHTPPHKPAPAGTTPEQRRDMVQLAVSGSNRFCVSDAELRREGVSYSYDTVCRLQQDHPDDRFYYIVGADMIQFLPKWYRIDELATRIGFIGLQRKGYSASLEALPENIRAAVTLVPMPVIELSSTEIRERRAKGKPVTYLVPANVERYMEENGLYA
- the rsfS gene encoding ribosome silencing factor — its product is MAATSEQLLEAVVRAAEDKKAMNVVALNLEGISLVADYFVICHGNSDTQVNAITTEIKKQADSVGVALRGVEGTDTGRWVLIDLGDVVVHVFHRDEREYYNIERLWSDAKVVELA
- a CDS encoding deoxycytidylate deaminase, whose translation is MTNQHATLPVRKDWDTYFMDIAHMAATRSQCPRRHVGAVLVQGKKLLGTAYNGAPMGVDDCSEAGCMLVEEYEMKLAGDGQEILVKKQRCVRTIHAEQNLLLFTDRSDREGSTVYVTDQPCWTCANLLANSGVSEVVYHRPYMKDSEKVKAMMHQRGIVFRMMEGYKPPIGTEMPLT
- the leuS gene encoding leucine--tRNA ligase, which codes for MEKEQGYIPQTIEPKWQQHWDQNKTFKVLENSDKPKFYALDMFPYPSGDGLHVGHPEGYTATDIVSRYKRARGYNVLHPMGWDAFGLPAEQYALNTGNHPQGFTTKNIDNFRRQIKSLGFSYDWDCEISTTDPAYYKWTQWIFIQLYNKGLAYVAEVPVNWCAELGTVLANEEVIDGKSERGGFPVVRKPMRQWILKITEYAERLLEDLEELDWSESIKDMQRNWIGKSKGAEVVFDIDGHQDAKLTVFTTRPDTLFGATYAVLAPEHALVESITTAEQQDAVKQYQEKAARKSDLERTDLAKDKTGVFTGAYALNPANGAKLPIWIADYVLAGYGTGAIMAVPGHDQRDWEFAKQFELPIVEVVAGGNVQEEAYTAAGPHVNSEFLNGLNNEDAIAKMITWLEGEGKGQGKVTYRLRDWLFSRQRYWGEPIPILHLEDGTMKPVPDDQLPLMLPETNEIKPSGTGESPLANVTDWVNTIDPETGMKAMRETNTMPQWAGSCWYYLRFIDPHNDKELCSQDKQQQWLPVDLYIGGAEHAVLHLLYARFWHKVLYDLGVVATKEPFHKLVNQGMILGDNNEKMSKSRGNVINPDDIVKEFGADTLRMYEMFMGPLEATKPWNTNGVEGTYRFLSRIWRLFVSDNGQLHPKITEADNGTETFQRTWHKTIKKITEDYENLRFNTAISQLMIFVNEAYKADHVPMQAAKDFVQMLAPLAPHIAEELWEKLGHSESITYAAWPTYDEVRTVENEVEIVVQVNGKIVDRITIAADLNEADMEAKAMESDKVIEAMNGKAVRKVIAVKGKIVNIVVG
- a CDS encoding ComEC/Rec2 family competence protein; translation: MRRPLVVFTVHCVLGCWAALSLQGFSYLWTALPVAGMIPLLLKTGRLSFPQALVCMLGFLLASIYADIVDQQNYSLIKAPAYVEEMEVEITGIVVSKPERDGDRVLLNAYTKSVAAGRQYSSKQLREKVQVYIKLEREDEISVVETWKRGDTIFLKGALRTFGKARNFGGFDYGEYLRLHRVTGKCKPKVWTMSVYLRQRN
- the comER gene encoding late competence protein ComER, whose product is MRIGFIGTGSMGSILIESFIQSGAVLPQKIVAANRTFVKAQTLATKYPGLQAVHNNTTVAMTADIVFLCVKPKEFRKVIEEIKDDLKPEQLLVSITSPVQIRQLEAEVPSKVSKIIPSITNYVCSGATLCIHGARVMPEEQLLLENLLEHVSMPIRIEEEFTRVSSDLSSCGPAFLAFFVQKFVDAAVEETGIPHEEATRLASEMVLGTGKLLTVGGFTPETLQKRVSVPGGITEEALRLLSVRLHGVFNELIETTHKKYYEDVEQVEAQFYVQKVD
- a CDS encoding ComEA family DNA-binding protein → MCTKKGEIIIALLSGRAAKGLLLAIMLCICGWISFIVLVSREQEAPPGWMAVNEGMEEAMKDAPLAADKESNVSSDVHSPQSKSAQTPTIREIQTPVLEASTTAKSPAPAKSSSTTKPPEPPQPRAATGGILNINEATAVQLDTLPGIGPSKAEAIVAFREQGGPFQSIEQIQDVKGIGPKLFDKIKGLISVENMRK
- a CDS encoding class I SAM-dependent DNA methyltransferase, encoding MSYGQFAYVYDRLMEDMPYPEWVEWAQTCWTRQLSDLLGHVEGQPHVNFSHSVIPKHVVDLGCGTGSVTIPLAKAGYRITGIDLSEDMLAVAGHKQLEQGIPSEQIRWLQQDMREWKLAEPVDAVISFCDCLNYLLEEEDVVSAFRQSYEGLKEGGMFLFDVHHPNQLRRYYESQPFMLNLEDVAYIWTCDYLEDLMQIEHELTIFAEEPGSSGLFRRVDEVHTQRAYALKWLELQLKEAGFREVRMYADFKFEAPTEESDRVFFVAVK
- a CDS encoding CvfB family protein: MSLTAGTIVKLKVNREVSPFGFFVGDGEEELLMPYSDANTKVRVGDNVEVFIHHDTDDRMMATMRRPVLTLGEMALLQVADIHPRLGCFLEMGLGRQMLLPNRQLPELHELRPLIGDHVYAVMGHDKQGRLLAKLATEDELIERCFHAPSSWKGQWMEAVVYKPLQMGTFVVVEGGVLGFGAIGMIHASERVGLPRLGERVKVRVAFIREDGRVNLSMKQPKEVGRDDDAELLLAFIKERPNGGMPYSDATAADLIQTRFGISKSAFKRAVGKLMKEGLVYQEGSWTYLTANREQAGQGANQEPGESEQE
- the yqeK gene encoding bis(5'-nucleosyl)-tetraphosphatase (symmetrical) YqeK, which translates into the protein MHSITREAMMKAVEGAMPLKRWKHTLGVMETAVTLAQRFGGDPHKADLAALLHDYAKYWPTDRMEAVIREQGLPHELLEFDKELWHAPVGAYAVQRDFGIEDEEVLDAIRYHTSGRADMTLLDRIVCLADYMEPGRDFPGVDRIRELAEENLNLALVAGFDSTIGLLVSKNKRILPSTVEARNSLITEVRTSKEE